A genomic window from Tolypothrix sp. PCC 7910 includes:
- a CDS encoding ATP-binding protein has protein sequence MAVIKRKPVKRISLWVSNLSNSWNIAQKISYGYTVAISIGFIGTITGLLQAAQYETNAQKQLNLSYQQQYLLKDLENAVTRIRLHPQRLVTVLDDSVWLEFEKNKFLDELNQVNQQLLEIEKFINAYPNDLALNSAEILNLLKSYQKNIKIYNQIVQFYWQQIEKNQLSLKAKSDYQEQLIFLFKEEKRVNLSVQFEQLSDELIRLIGQAEIQKQQANTSFENVQKLRIKVIFGSMILSAAIAAALALYTSKLIAHPLEIVTKVARKIIQESNFQLRANVTSKDEVGTLATSLNQLVEWVGDYTRELELARQHLEQRVEERTQELQHSYQTLEQRVEERTQELKQALQDLKATQAQLIQTEKMSSLGQMVAGVAHEINNPINFIYGNIQCADEYIKDLLNLVNLYEQQYPESNCIIEETIEDIDLVFLRQDLLKLLDSMKIGAERIREIVLSLRNFSRLDEADSKEVDIHEGIDNTLLILSHKIKSDIKVLTNYRDLPLVECYPAQINQVFMNILSNAIDALLELESQTSKHIFIETSKLDDTYIKVGIRDNGPGIPPEIRNKLFDPFFTTKPVGKGTGLGLSICYQIIENHKGKIELASEVGQGTEFAILLPIKTQI, from the coding sequence ATGGCAGTTATTAAAAGAAAGCCTGTTAAAAGAATTTCTCTGTGGGTTAGCAATTTAAGTAATAGCTGGAATATTGCTCAAAAGATTAGTTATGGTTATACTGTAGCTATTAGCATTGGTTTTATTGGTACGATAACTGGTTTGTTACAGGCTGCACAATATGAAACAAATGCCCAAAAGCAGTTAAATTTATCTTATCAGCAGCAATATTTACTCAAAGATTTAGAAAATGCAGTAACGAGAATCAGATTACATCCACAAAGATTAGTTACTGTATTAGATGATTCTGTCTGGTTGGAATTTGAAAAAAATAAGTTCCTCGATGAACTTAATCAAGTTAATCAGCAGTTATTGGAGATAGAAAAGTTTATCAATGCTTATCCTAATGACTTAGCATTAAATAGTGCAGAAATTTTAAATTTATTGAAAAGTTATCAGAAAAACATAAAGATATACAATCAGATAGTCCAGTTTTACTGGCAGCAAATTGAAAAAAATCAATTATCGCTGAAAGCAAAATCAGATTACCAAGAACAATTAATTTTTTTATTTAAAGAGGAGAAAAGAGTTAACCTTTCTGTACAATTTGAGCAACTTTCAGACGAGTTGATTCGGCTTATAGGACAAGCTGAAATTCAAAAGCAGCAAGCCAATACTAGCTTTGAGAATGTTCAAAAACTGCGGATTAAAGTTATTTTTGGTAGTATGATTTTGTCAGCTGCGATCGCAGCAGCACTGGCACTATATACTAGTAAGTTAATTGCCCATCCCTTAGAAATAGTTACTAAAGTTGCTAGAAAAATTATCCAAGAGTCTAATTTTCAACTAAGAGCTAATGTCACTAGCAAAGATGAAGTAGGAACATTAGCTACCTCACTTAATCAATTAGTAGAATGGGTAGGAGATTATACTCGGGAATTAGAGCTAGCTCGTCAACATTTAGAGCAAAGAGTAGAAGAACGAACTCAAGAACTTCAACATTCATACCAAACTTTAGAACAAAGAGTAGAAGAACGAACTCAGGAACTAAAACAAGCACTCCAAGACTTAAAAGCAACTCAGGCACAATTAATTCAAACAGAAAAAATGTCTTCTTTGGGACAAATGGTTGCAGGTGTAGCACATGAAATTAATAATCCTATTAACTTTATTTATGGAAATATTCAATGTGCAGATGAGTATATTAAAGATTTACTCAATCTCGTAAATTTATACGAGCAACAATATCCAGAATCTAACTGCATTATAGAAGAGACAATAGAAGATATTGATTTAGTTTTCCTCAGGCAAGACTTATTAAAGTTACTAGATTCTATGAAAATAGGTGCTGAACGTATTCGAGAAATTGTGTTATCTTTACGTAATTTTTCTCGATTAGATGAAGCCGATAGTAAAGAAGTAGATATTCATGAAGGTATTGACAATACACTATTGATTCTATCTCACAAGATTAAATCAGATATTAAAGTTTTAACAAACTATAGAGATTTACCTTTAGTTGAATGCTATCCAGCTCAAATTAATCAGGTATTTATGAATATTTTGAGTAATGCCATAGATGCTTTATTAGAATTAGAATCTCAAACTAGTAAACACATTTTTATAGAAACATCCAAGTTAGATGATACTTATATTAAGGTAGGGATTAGAGATAATGGCCCTGGAATTCCGCCAGAGATTAGAAATAAATTGTTTGATCCTTTTTTCACAACTAAACCAGTCGGTAAAGGTACCGGTCTAGGTCTAAGCATCTGCTATCAAATAATCGAAAACCATAAAGGTAAAATAGAATTGGCTTCGGAAGTTGGGCAAGGAACAGAGTTTGCAATTTTGTTACCGATTAAAACACAAATTTAA
- the phnD gene encoding phosphate/phosphite/phosphonate ABC transporter substrate-binding protein: protein MKRRNILWYSLLFIAGCTTGTNPKNNSNKLAISSPKKLNFTVTDVAGIEDLQRDYGAFRAVLEEILGIKIDFFPVENPTAAAPALLSGKVDIVFAGPSEYLILNSRAKAIPIIAIRRSNYHSIFIVRADSKIKSLAQLRGKTIAMRKIGSTSGHIAPTKLVIDAGLNPNTDLKIVMLDDQGAKALKKGEVDAWATSFDRYHNILEAEGLSEKDFSIILKGPLLPGDIFVASNLLASSFVEDVRARMFEHQDKLIQSLLTAKANQKYKDAKFISANDADYNMIREVYQKIGQGSFL from the coding sequence ATGAAACGGCGAAATATACTTTGGTATTCGCTCTTATTTATTGCTGGCTGCACAACAGGAACAAATCCAAAAAATAACTCAAATAAATTGGCAATATCATCACCTAAAAAATTAAATTTTACAGTTACTGATGTTGCTGGAATTGAAGATTTACAACGGGATTATGGAGCATTCCGGGCTGTATTAGAAGAAATATTAGGTATAAAAATTGATTTTTTTCCTGTAGAAAATCCTACGGCGGCAGCGCCTGCATTACTTTCAGGAAAGGTAGATATTGTATTTGCAGGCCCTTCAGAATACTTAATTTTAAATTCTAGAGCTAAAGCTATCCCTATAATTGCTATCAGGCGTAGTAACTATCATTCCATTTTTATCGTTCGTGCAGATAGCAAAATTAAATCATTAGCTCAATTAAGAGGTAAAACAATTGCTATGCGAAAAATTGGCTCAACCTCTGGCCATATTGCTCCTACAAAATTAGTAATAGATGCTGGGTTGAATCCAAATACTGACTTAAAAATTGTCATGTTGGACGATCAAGGAGCAAAAGCTTTAAAAAAAGGTGAGGTGGATGCTTGGGCAACTTCATTTGATCGATACCATAATATCTTAGAAGCTGAAGGGTTGTCGGAAAAGGATTTTTCTATCATCCTAAAAGGCCCTTTACTTCCAGGTGATATATTTGTTGCTAGTAACCTACTGGCATCTAGCTTTGTAGAAGATGTACGAGCCCGTATGTTTGAGCATCAAGATAAACTCATCCAAAGCCTTTTAACAGCTAAAGCTAACCAAAAGTATAAAGATGCTAAATTTATTTCAGCAAATGATGCTGACTATAATATGATTCGTGAAGTTTATCAAAAAATTGGACAAGGAAGCTTTTTATAA
- a CDS encoding beta-propeller fold lactonase family protein, producing MRNFKRKRYLLLSLLVAAVVVISGIQLASAVLATNPVGDLPEGGALLPTGQVITPAAAPGSTFAALKTGLRTDNNADAAEAVTTALSPDGKTLLVLTSGYNQNFKNEKTGADLTYPVLDPLTGKPSSVTTRKAEWVFVYDVSNGKLVKRQQINIPNTYNGLAWAKDGTSFYVSGGIDDRIYVYALNSGNYVPDAPFILLGHNSNQTAPVPSYDGGLLKNTPADALATGAVVAGLAVSKDGNTLVAANFENDSISIVNTATRQVVREIKFFVPGGKEATGEFPFDVALKSTSNGAAAKVFISSQRDNEVLAVGIASGEITRIPVGSQPNKILLSRDQNRLYVANGNSDSVSVIDTNGNTVVETISLSRPRDQYKGANPNSLALSADERTLYVTLGGENAVAVVDLRPGRVSGRIPTGWYPNSVSVSRDGQTLYIVNAKSNSGPNPSNSRTTAAGTDRNTTFRNEYNWALEKAGISVIPVPRRGTLARLSDQVDRNNGFDNRRPDRMMKFLQKKIKHVIYVVKENRTYDQVLGDLPVGNGDPALTLFPQAISPNHHKLALDFVTFDNFYDSGESSGVGWNWSTYARTTDYTEKTQSVLYGNAGFNGLTYDYEGLNRNINLALPQTSSNPSQFITRVTGVLDPSGQSAILPGDRDVNAPEGDGEITPNIIGGFLWDAALRAGKTVRNYGFFVDGNYSTAQVDPTKPDPTNPLYIPISPNPAADNIPQAVAAKTVLLDKTDIYFRGYDQKNADIYLYNEWVRDIDRYLARNELPNLSLVRLPHDHFGDFNNAVAGLNTAPLQMADNDYAVGLLVEKISKSPLWKDTAIVIIEDDCQNGPDHVDSHRSIAYIISPYTKRNALISTNYTTVSILRTIEDLLGIDYLGMNDANAKPMSDTFTKKPNFTPYTAVVPGNLCAAPVDPNLVPACKDSNVEKTAAIPSLHNKQWWTQATKDFYFEVEDKLDPEQFNRVLWTGIKGEDLPYPTERNHLDLRQHRAELLDKWRLSSNYLTAQAN from the coding sequence ATGCGAAATTTCAAGCGTAAACGATATCTTCTACTTAGCCTGCTAGTAGCAGCAGTAGTGGTAATAAGCGGTATACAGTTAGCTAGCGCTGTATTAGCTACTAACCCTGTAGGTGACCTTCCTGAAGGTGGAGCATTGTTACCTACAGGCCAAGTAATTACGCCCGCAGCAGCACCAGGCTCAACTTTTGCAGCCTTAAAAACAGGTCTGCGTACAGATAATAATGCTGATGCTGCTGAAGCTGTAACTACAGCCCTCAGCCCAGATGGTAAAACTTTACTAGTGCTAACTAGTGGCTATAACCAGAATTTTAAAAATGAAAAGACTGGTGCAGATTTAACTTATCCTGTGTTAGACCCGTTAACCGGCAAACCCAGTAGTGTCACAACTCGAAAAGCAGAATGGGTGTTTGTCTACGATGTTAGCAATGGTAAGTTGGTCAAACGGCAGCAGATCAACATTCCCAATACCTACAATGGTTTAGCGTGGGCAAAAGATGGTACAAGCTTTTATGTATCAGGAGGCATTGACGATCGCATTTATGTTTATGCCTTAAATAGCGGTAACTATGTACCTGATGCTCCTTTTATTCTTCTAGGTCATAATTCTAATCAAACGGCTCCTGTTCCTAGCTACGATGGTGGTTTGTTGAAAAATACCCCAGCAGATGCTCTAGCAACCGGAGCAGTTGTAGCTGGTCTTGCAGTTAGTAAAGATGGCAATACTTTAGTAGCGGCAAATTTTGAAAATGACTCCATCTCAATTGTTAATACTGCTACCCGTCAAGTAGTCAGAGAAATTAAGTTCTTTGTACCAGGCGGTAAAGAAGCAACAGGAGAATTTCCTTTTGATGTTGCACTCAAAAGTACAAGCAATGGTGCAGCAGCTAAAGTCTTTATTAGCAGCCAGCGAGATAACGAAGTGCTAGCTGTTGGTATTGCTTCTGGGGAAATTACTCGTATTCCAGTAGGTAGCCAACCAAACAAGATACTATTGTCGCGTGACCAAAATAGGCTGTATGTAGCTAACGGTAATAGCGACTCAGTTTCAGTGATCGACACCAATGGTAATACTGTTGTTGAGACTATCTCGCTATCTCGTCCTCGAGATCAATACAAGGGTGCAAATCCTAATTCCTTAGCTCTCAGCGCAGATGAACGCACATTGTATGTGACCTTAGGTGGCGAAAATGCTGTTGCTGTTGTAGACTTGCGGCCAGGTCGGGTGAGTGGACGTATACCCACGGGTTGGTATCCTAATTCTGTAAGTGTTAGTCGAGACGGTCAAACACTCTACATAGTCAATGCCAAGAGTAATTCCGGCCCCAACCCCTCAAATAGCCGCACAACCGCAGCCGGAACAGATCGTAACACCACTTTTAGAAATGAGTACAACTGGGCCTTAGAAAAAGCTGGGATTTCAGTAATTCCAGTTCCCAGACGCGGAACCTTAGCTAGGCTTTCCGACCAAGTAGACAGAAATAACGGTTTTGACAATCGTCGTCCAGACCGGATGATGAAGTTTCTCCAGAAAAAAATTAAGCACGTTATCTATGTAGTTAAAGAAAACCGCACCTATGACCAAGTACTTGGAGATTTACCTGTTGGTAATGGTGATCCAGCACTAACTTTATTTCCCCAAGCTATTTCACCCAACCATCACAAACTAGCACTGGACTTTGTAACTTTTGATAACTTCTACGATTCTGGTGAGTCAAGTGGTGTGGGCTGGAACTGGTCAACTTATGCACGGACTACAGATTACACTGAAAAAACTCAGTCGGTACTTTATGGTAATGCTGGGTTTAATGGTTTGACCTACGACTATGAAGGTCTAAATCGTAACATTAACCTTGCTCTACCACAAACATCCTCTAATCCTTCGCAATTTATTACAAGAGTAACCGGAGTTTTAGATCCCTCTGGTCAATCTGCGATTTTACCTGGAGATAGGGATGTCAATGCTCCCGAAGGTGATGGTGAAATTACACCCAATATAATTGGTGGTTTTCTTTGGGATGCTGCATTACGTGCTGGGAAGACTGTACGTAATTACGGTTTCTTCGTTGACGGTAACTACAGCACTGCTCAAGTAGATCCCACTAAACCCGATCCCACCAACCCACTTTACATTCCCATCTCTCCCAACCCTGCTGCTGATAATATTCCTCAAGCTGTAGCAGCTAAAACTGTATTGTTGGATAAAACTGACATCTACTTCCGGGGTTACGACCAAAAGAATGCAGATATCTATCTTTATAATGAGTGGGTACGAGACATTGATAGATATTTAGCGAGGAATGAACTGCCTAACTTATCGTTGGTACGTCTACCACACGACCACTTTGGAGACTTTAACAACGCTGTGGCTGGTTTAAATACAGCCCCACTGCAAATGGCAGATAATGATTATGCAGTTGGTCTACTCGTAGAAAAAATCTCCAAATCTCCGCTTTGGAAAGATACTGCGATCGTGATTATTGAAGATGATTGCCAAAATGGCCCCGATCATGTTGATAGTCATCGCTCGATCGCTTACATTATTTCTCCTTACACCAAGCGCAATGCCTTAATCAGCACTAACTACACTACTGTTAGCATACTGCGAACAATAGAAGACTTACTGGGCATTGACTATTTAGGGATGAATGATGCTAATGCCAAGCCGATGTCAGATACATTCACCAAAAAACCCAACTTTACTCCTTATACAGCCGTTGTACCTGGCAATTTATGTGCCGCTCCTGTAGATCCAAATCTTGTACCAGCTTGTAAGGATTCTAATGTAGAAAAGACTGCTGCCATTCCATCCCTGCATAATAAACAGTGGTGGACACAAGCCACTAAGGATTTCTATTTTGAGGTTGAAGATAAGTTAGATCCTGAACAATTCAACCGCGTACTTTGGACTGGTATTAAAGGTGAAGATTTGCCTTATCCCACAGAACGTAACCACCTTGACCTACGTCAACATCGGGCTGAATTGCTCGATAAATGGCGTTTAAGTTCAAATTACCTGACTGCTCAAGCAAACTAA
- a CDS encoding TrbI/VirB10 family protein gives MLVPPENHQQELLNSQSDNSSLKVDPDESELRIAKLVGLSLEDLSLDSGVEAEATQQQTSLSQPSEIKTEQSLSSNPFAKLGLVGTATLALVLFAGGFLTQLMNGNNQPAEENNNVSLEIEKPIATEPSSLSLEGNIENLKTQLALKEQLEAVKSAQQELRGVKLKSTSQTDVSGKRQMVSQRIPTPMSTVYVPRIVTVERVIRTPNSQPKPLVQPSLITQPISRETTPQPIIKITPSPTPQSLPERRNSPQLSNDKQAAVSPQPSSPPNININSRKYQEDEEESQSSRNTQPEPKPKQQPAVLNQGVQQSPKSVAVGSRAKAVLATAIFGETIKSKNNDEDGDDNNVFVVRLKEPLKAVDGAIAIPVNTEFLVQIRSLSEQGLLQLKVIKMIVSTNGNLTEKSLAENAITIHAPQGKPLIANQFPNRGGSIFSMDLGLFVLGGVGKAAELVNRSESQVVTTTAGGTIVSNNNPDRNISAGLVEGGINTVVPQIVQRNQQAISQMSQRTNVWFLKAGTAVEIYVNQAMQF, from the coding sequence ATGTTAGTTCCTCCAGAAAATCATCAACAAGAATTACTTAATTCTCAATCTGATAATTCTTCATTAAAAGTAGACCCTGATGAATCAGAATTACGAATAGCAAAATTAGTAGGTTTGTCATTAGAAGATTTATCTCTTGATTCTGGGGTAGAAGCAGAAGCAACTCAGCAGCAAACATCTTTGTCTCAACCTTCAGAAATTAAAACTGAGCAATCATTATCATCTAATCCCTTTGCTAAGTTAGGCTTAGTTGGTACTGCTACTTTAGCTTTAGTATTATTTGCTGGTGGATTTTTAACGCAGTTGATGAATGGTAATAATCAACCAGCAGAAGAAAATAATAATGTTTCTCTAGAAATTGAAAAACCAATCGCAACAGAACCGAGTTCTCTATCTTTAGAGGGAAACATAGAAAACCTGAAAACACAATTAGCACTTAAAGAACAATTAGAGGCTGTAAAATCAGCACAACAAGAGTTAAGAGGTGTAAAACTTAAATCAACTTCTCAGACAGATGTTTCTGGAAAGCGACAAATGGTGAGCCAAAGAATCCCAACACCGATGTCAACAGTTTATGTACCTCGAATAGTTACAGTTGAGCGTGTTATTAGGACTCCTAATTCTCAACCAAAACCTCTGGTTCAACCTTCATTAATAACCCAACCAATAAGTAGAGAAACAACACCTCAACCAATCATCAAGATAACTCCATCACCTACACCACAATCACTCCCAGAAAGGAGAAATTCACCACAATTGAGTAACGATAAACAAGCTGCTGTGTCTCCTCAACCTAGTAGTCCGCCTAATATTAATATTAATTCTCGAAAATACCAAGAAGATGAAGAAGAGTCGCAAAGCTCAAGAAATACTCAGCCTGAACCCAAGCCTAAACAGCAACCTGCTGTGCTGAACCAAGGAGTACAGCAGAGTCCAAAATCTGTAGCAGTTGGAAGTCGTGCAAAAGCTGTATTAGCAACAGCAATATTTGGTGAGACGATCAAGTCTAAAAATAACGATGAAGATGGTGATGACAACAATGTATTTGTAGTTCGTTTAAAAGAACCCTTAAAGGCTGTAGATGGTGCGATCGCTATTCCTGTTAATACTGAATTTTTAGTACAAATTCGCTCGCTTTCGGAACAAGGTTTGCTACAACTCAAGGTGATCAAAATGATTGTCTCAACCAATGGCAACCTGACAGAAAAAAGTTTAGCAGAAAATGCGATTACGATTCATGCACCTCAAGGTAAACCTTTGATTGCCAACCAATTTCCTAATCGAGGTGGATCTATTTTCAGTATGGATTTAGGGCTGTTTGTCTTAGGTGGTGTTGGTAAAGCCGCAGAGTTAGTTAACCGTAGTGAGTCGCAAGTTGTCACTACAACTGCGGGTGGTACTATTGTTAGCAATAACAACCCCGATCGTAATATCTCAGCTGGACTGGTAGAAGGTGGAATAAATACAGTAGTTCCCCAAATTGTCCAACGTAATCAACAAGCAATTTCCCAAATGAGCCAACGAACTAATGTTTGGTTTCTCAAAGCTGGGACAGCAGTTGAAATTTATGTTAATCAAGCTATGCAATTTTAG